AGCATGTACAAAGCTCGAGCGGCGCGCTACTGGATTTCATTTGGatgttctaaatataaatcgacatgcacgtaatttttcttctccatcgAGTTACGTGACCTCGCTTCGCTACAGCCTttccttaaatttttcaatttggcAGTTTCTACAATTAATgtttctgaaaagaaaaaaagaattattcgataatctactttcttaaaattgaaGGTTAAGAAGCGTTCCTTTTTTACGTAAACAAATCGATGATACTTGTTTGAAGGTTGGTAACAAGTCGATAACAAATGTCAATTCGCGTGCAAAGCTACGAATCATACCGGTCGATAATCTCTATTTACCTGGTGACGCGATTGAagctaaatttaattatctggAAAGTAGGAAAGATAGGAATATAACTTATCGCCATCCATATGTTCTTGCTTTCTATCCGTATtcctattttttgaaaattaaaacgttaaaaatatattcgttaataaagaaagaaactctATTTACTGTAcctttttatccattttatctTTCGACATTTCATCGAATCGAGGAAAGAACACTTCTCTTCGTGAAATCGAAGAAGTAGAACATGGCGGACGTGTATAGGTTAGATCGTCGAGGACTCGATCGATTCCTCGCCCATTATCGATTACAGTTTCCTTGCGTGGTTACCAGTGTACCTGTGACGATATCGATTTTAGGATGGGGAGAATTGCGATAGTCGTCGAGTTTGTTGGCACGCCAATCACGATACGACTATATCCTGCGATAAATCTGAAGCacgtgctctctctctctctctctcctgttccttcaattattatttcgacgaaaatttttacattccttttcatcgtttcgatccattttaatttaaagattattctcgaaaaaaaattcgattatttatttcgattaattattcgaacagCTGTTTCTATCTCTTCGTAATCCAACTATATCGATAAACGATATTGTTGTCCCAGAGGTTTATATAGGTTTCCATCAGGttggtattaattaaattctccaTCCGTAGCCGATTAACTCGTTAAATTATGCCTGTTACAGAAGCTTTAAGCTTCTTATCAACGATACGgctaacgatatatatatagtcgaaAGGAAACGCTTGCACaacttttttaacaaatttttcaacaaaataaaccgcgcataaaatttatcttcatatatgtatatccttTACACGtttatctgtaaaaaaaaaaaaaaaacgataacaTCGACTTATATATATCGACTTTCTCTTTATACTTTtcgatattatcaaaaaaaaaaaaagaaaaaaagcgaaACGTTTCGTAAAGTTAGGTCCATCGTGGTACTATCGAATCCTGACCTACAAACCGTCGAGccaaattgatgaaatattagataagaaagaaaagagactgTTGTTATTTTCTCATTGATTCGTGGAAGGCCAATAGGAAGGGCAAAATGGTCACGGGTACGTTACTGCGATCGATCGAGTTATTCTGGCAACGATCCCATAACGCATACACACAACCATCCAAAGCGAATATTACGGTATCGTGAAAAAAAGTTCCAGATCCACGATTCCATTGCCCCACTgcgcgaaacgaaacgatacGACGACGTCTCTCTCATCGTTCGATTCGCGATTATCGTTGCCTGTGATTGGTCGAAACCGTTCGAGGAACGATTCTCTCGCATCGAGATGTATCGACTCTCAGAGATATGGCGAGGCGCGTGTTCAATGGCGCGTGTTTCGCGGCGTGTTGCGCTCGTTAAAAAAAGGATCGGACGAATTTAGCACGGCGGTTATAAAGAGCGACCGACTAAGAAAAGATCGGTAGTGTGCAACAAGTATTCGAGAATTCGAGCATGACAGTGTCGTGGATGGTGTTGTTTCGTTCGCGGATGCATCCATGTTACCGATATCGCACGTTCACCTTCCTTCCCacgttttatcgatcgatgtgAAAGATTGTACAAAGTGTGTGTTCTTGCTCGAATGTAAATACCCTTCGCGCCTGTCAACTATACTTTTTCCCTGCACGTAGAAGAAACCTGCATTAACCACTTAACCGTTACTCAACTCGTTGTAACGTTGTTCGATAACAACGCGCAATAAGTGGAATATGAAATAGAACGATGCTTTCCCTTCACCGCTAACGAAGTAATAAAACGTATCTTTTTAACGCTTATATTTGGCAACGATGTAACTGCCGCAACTCTGAACGTGATTGGTCAACATAACCGTTGAAAACACTCGCTTTGAAACGCGAATTGAATTTAACGCGAGAAACGATTGATTTCAGAAGCCTCGCTTGTTCCACGGTAGGTCTTAGAGGATGCACAAGCTAGCCAAGGgcctgaagaagaagaaaaagcagAAGAAGGGTAAGAAGGGAGCGGAGGAGGACGAGTTCGACCCGGAGGAGCTCGAGCGTTATAGGCGCGAGCGGGCGGAGGCCCAGCAGAAAGCCGAGGATTCCGGCGAGCAGGCCAGCAACGCTTCCTCCGACGAGTGGAAGAAGTTCGAGGCGTTGACCGCCGGCGTCGACTCGATCCTCAAGAAGACCCAGGGCGACCTCGACCGGATCAAATCCACCTCGTTCTTCCAACGGAAGCCCCCCCTAGACGAGGACaggaagaaggagggggaggagggggagaaggatCAAGAAGATCCCGGAAAGAAGAagtcctcctcctcgaggaaGTGGGTGGGCTTCGACGAGGAGGGGAATCCTATCGAGGGGGAACCCCCCGATTTCGgggggaagaagaggaaggaggaggggccGCTGGTGAACGAGGACGGTTTCGTGGACGTGCCGGAGGACGAGGATGGGCACGAGGACTCGGCCGATGAGGACATCTTCGACACCGCTTACGTCGACGTCCTCCAGAATATCGACGTCCAACTAGCCTACATACCTGACAGCCCCGTCGAGGAGGAGGCAGGAGACGACCCGTTCGACACGACGAGCGCCGACAAGGTTCTTAAAACGGTCGACAAGAAGGGGAACAAATTGGTCAGCCTAGGAAACGCGGTCGAGGTTCTGTCGGGCAGAATCGATTACGTGAGCTCGTGCAAGATATCGAAGAGCGGCAGACGACCGAGGCTTCAGCAAGACTTGTTGTTGGACGACTTCGACAGCGAGGACAGCGCCGGAAGGCAAACGGCGGTGGAAAGCGGCGAATCAGCGCCGCTCGCCGCTGAACCGGTCCAATCGGAGAAGACTCTGCTCGACGACGACAGCGACCTCCCACCCATAGATATACCCATCGATCTAGCCAAACTCCCCCCCACCGTACTCCCGACACCGGCGAGCCCAGCCGTCGGCGGGGAGGTGAGGAAGGACGGGCCCCTCGACATCTCCGAGTTCGAGGTTTTGAAGGAGAAGACCATCTTGGAAGAGATACCCGACTTGGACGAAGCCGAGTTCGAATTGAACGGTTGCGCGGCCACCGATGAGGAGCCGGTGCGACTCGAGGAGGCGGAGGACCCGTTCGGCGCCAAGGAGCCGGAGATCGTGAACTATCAATCGGAGATCATAGAGGCGAGCTTCGAGGCGGCCACCTTCGTCGACGAGGAGGACCCGTTCGACACGACGTTCGCCGACAACATTCTGCCCGGTAAGACGGAATTGAAGTTCATCGAGAAGGAGTTGGACGAGCTGCCCGTGTCCGAGGTTACGATATCGTTGACAGACCCGGCCGGGTTGAACCGGGACTACGAGACAGGTTTGTTGAAGGAGGTCGAGAGGGCAGTCGCGAGCGACAAGAGGGACCTCTTAGGCGGGTCGACGACCGACTTGAGCCGGCTCGCGGACGAGCCCATTGCTCCCCTCGAGGACATCTCGAGCTACGTGGATCCGTTCGACACATCGTCCGTGAAAGAGATACCGCCAGGTAAGACCGAGTTGAAGTTCCTCGAGAAGGAGTTGCTCGGCGAGAAGCAAGAGAGCTCCCTGGACGACGAGGACTTCGACCCGAGAAGGGGAGAGGAACAACAGCGGCTGTTTGGAACCGTCGATTTTCAAgtagaggaagagaaggaggaggaggggaaggagagCGAGACCGGGATCGTCGATCGAAGATCGTCGCGGCCCGAGGTGCTCGAATTGGGTGTATCGAAAGCGGTCGCGTTCGAGCTGCCCACACCGTCCAAACGGCCCGATCTGCTCGCGACCACCGAGGAGGAGAAAGCGTTGCCCTCGAAGCCGCTCACTCCCTATTACACGcaaaaatcgatcgaggatTACCTGCCTGGCGAGGAGGAACAAGAGGAGGAGGCGGCCGATGTCGATCCGTTCGACACGAGTTTCGTAGCCAAGGTAGCGCCGGGTAAGACCGAGCTCAAGTTGATCGAATCGGAATTGTTGAGGCAGCAAGATCATCCGTCGTCCACGAGGCTGCCCCACAGCTTGAGCGACCACGAGTTCGATCCACGTGCCGAGGGAGAACCTGTCAGAAGGCAGAGCGATTTCACGATAAGGCCCAACGATCTAAGGATAAATGAATTGCAAAATTCCGTGTTGAAAAAGTTCGAGGAGGTGAATAATAAGCGAAGGGAATTGGTCGAGAAGAGGCAGGAGAGTCTGTTGGACGAGAGTATCGAGGTGGACGCGAAGCCTCTCACGCCCAGGATCGAGACGAGGACCAtcgaggaggacgaggagaTCTCGTACCAGGATCCATTCGACACCTCGATCGCAACGAATATACTACCCGGCAAGGCGGAACTGAAGATTCTCGAGACCGAGTTGGAACAGATCCCTGCCGAGATACCCGTCGCTCGCCCCGTTCCGATCGCCCTCACCGCAGTGATCAACGCGACGGTTATTCCAGAAGTCGATCCCGACTTCGATCCCAGAgcggaggagaggaaggattTCTTGTGCATCGACGACCAAGATCCCGGCGCGAAAGTGTTGACCCCTTTGCAGAACGAGAGCTTTCCTTTGGGGGAGGACGTGGATCCGTTCGACACGAGTTTCGCGAGTCTGGGGCCGGGCAAGACCGAGCTGAAACTGCTCGAGTCcgaattaatggaaaaataagagGCTCTATCTACCGATAATCTCTTCTTTaccttcttctctctcctctttcctcttccttttaaaCGTGACGCTTCCTTCATTTTGGACTCGCTGGATTTGAACGACGCTCGAATCGATTCAACATGGATTCGAAAGGAGGGAACCCGTTCTTGATGGACGACTACGACGGGATCGAGTCGAACGACAACATGGCGGGCCAGGCGTCCAATCCGTTCCTTCAAGATTTCGGCGACGCTACGGGGACATCTGGCGGCGGGGAGAATCCGTTTCTGAATTTCGGCGGGGACCAATCGTATCACCAATCGTCTGCGATCACCGTCGACTCGACGAATCCCTTCGCCTCGTTCGCCACTGACACCAGCGCGCCTAGCACCGGTTTCGAGGCGGCGACCACCGACGCCACCACGGCCAATATATTCTCGACCGAGGCGAAGAACATATTCGTGACGAGCGGCGATGAGTCGAATTTGTTCGACGCCCCGCTCTCCTCCCATTCGTCGGAGGAGTTCTTCGGCCAGACGGCGCCACCACCGTCGCCGGCCACCGTGCAGCAACCGGCCCAGCAGCCCAAGAACGCGAGAGCGGCGCCCTCTAGGCCCCCTCCCCCCAGGCCGCAACCTCCTGCACCTCCCAAGAACACCAAAGACTTGATCCTGTCCGTGACCGGTGCCATGGATGCTACTTCCAATCATCTTCTGGATCGACTACaagtttgtatatatatatatatatatatatatacgtacaacacatatcatatattatatatatgaatctcttcttttctcattcCATcaatctcttcttttctcattcCTCGATTTCATCCTCGCTTTGTTACAGGCAACCAGAACGCCCAGCCCAACTTTGATGCACTCCCCGTCTCCGACACCGGAACACAGTTTCGCAGATTTCTTGGACGTCGACTCGAACGTTCCGGACTTGATGTCCGACGACAACAGCAAAGCGGTCGAGCTACCGAAGAATCGGGACATATTGGATTTGTTCGACGCGCCCAACACGGACACGACGACTACGACCATATTCTCCTCCTCCACGATCGCCGAGGACACGAGTTCGGGAACAGGGGCGACCCTGATCACCACTACGACCCAGGAGAATCCATTCGTCAGTATCACTGAGCAACAAGCGTCTCCGGTCCAGCAGGCGGACGAGTTTCAAGAGACAGCGTCCGTGGCGAGCGAGAAGAGACCCTCGGTCTCGTCCACGACGGGTGCGGTGGGAAGCGACACCGAGAGGGCCGGCGTCGACATGGATCTGGCCGCGTCGGAGACGTTGCAGTCGTCGAGTAACGAATTGTTCTCGACCACCGAACAATTGTCCACGTCCGTGACCGAGTCCACCTTCTTCTCCGTCGCGGACACCGCGATCGCGCCATTTTCCACGCCCATGCAAACGTCCGCCGCGCAGTCGCTGTTCACGACCACGGAGATCAACTCCTCCCAACCCGGCGGACCCTTCGCCTCCGACCTGCTCGGTGATTTTGGCGAGCCAATCACGACGGATACCGCGAGGTCGACCAGCCCGACACCTGGCGCCGAATTTCCTGCCAACGAGGCGTACAAGCCCGAAGAACAATTGGACAATCTAGCAGCTAGCACGCAGAAGACGGCGGAGAGCGGTGGGGAtgctttcgatattttcgcgTCGAAGTTTGACAAGGCTGCGGAACAGGAGACCAACGCGGGTGATCCTTTCCTGGATGCTTTCGGCGGTGGGCCGACCGCCATGGACACGTCCAGCGATGGTAAATTCTTTTGTcgtttatcttcaatttttcctaaaaaaaaattgtaccattttacattattttatataattagtttGGGGCGATTCCTCTGCAACGGGGTCGGAGACAGCGGTGACGGGATTCGGGGAAAGCGACGGGTTCGACTCGTTCTTGAGCATGACTGCACCTCCTCCTGAACCGAGTGTAAAGAGAACCGAGTCTGTAGATTCGGATGCGGGACCAGATTTCAGCGTGTTCATCaagtaagaattattatttttaattttgtctcGCGTTTTCTTGTAAATTGTTGACACTGATCGTTGTTCCCTGTTCGAAAAGACCGAAAGAGGGTGATCAATCTGGAATCGAAGGTGGAGCTGTCCCTGTGCTGGCACCACCGCCGAAGAGTCCTCAGAATACCGCATACGTCGACACCTCGCCACGTTTCAACCCATTCGACAAATCTGGATCCGCGCAAGACGCCATTCCTACCACGGAAACTGTTCAACCAGAAATCACTAGGACAGATTCTCAGGTACCGTATTTCTTGTAcacatgattattttaaaagggatgttatatttttacgtcTGTCCGAATTGCAGGAAACTCCTCCGACACCTCTGTTCGATGAAGATGTTAGTCAACCTCTGGAAGACTTCCCAAGGGTAACGTACACTGGTGACGGTTGGGATATGCACCTACGCCAGCCtaacaagaaaaagataacCGGTCAACGATtctggaagaaaattttcgtcaAGTTGGTTTATCAAGGCGACAATCCTGTGCTCCAATTGTTCAACAGCAGAGAGGATAAGGATCCCTTCCAAGAATTGCCCCTGGTTCCTTCTTATTCGGTTTCTGATATCGGGGCGCAACAGTTTGACCagtatggaaaaatatttacggtGAAGTTGCAATACATTTTCTACAAGGAACGACCCGGGGTACGGCCTGGCCAGGTAACCAAAGCGGAAAGATTAACGAACAAGCTCAGTCAATTTGCCGCGTACGCCATTCAAGGTGATTATCAGGGGGTTAAGGAATTTGGAAGCGACTTGAAGAAACTTGGTCTTCCTGTGGAACACGCGCCACAGGTATGACGACATTGTGAAGCGTAGaggataaaattgttttccaaaaattgatgaattttttttttcgtgtagATTTCCGAACTGTTCAAACTTGGCTCCCAATGCTACGAGGACATGAAACAGTTCTCTTGCGCGATCGAAGAAGCTCTGTTCAGATTACCCGCTCATCGAGATCGAGCGCTTAATTACAAGACGGAGGATGTGCAGATAACAGTCGTGGATGAACTGTACGTGGAACAGAACGCGCAAGGCCAAGTTGAGAAACAGATAGCTCGTGTCCGATTGTTCTTCTTGGGCTTCCTTTCTGGTAAATCAGACTTTGTCCATTTCTTCTTATAGATTTgtcattgaaattgatatttactaAGTCCATTTCTTCTTATAGATTATctaatttactaatttatcattttgattatatCAGGAATGCCCGACGTAGAGTTGGGGATAAACGACATGTGGCGTCAGGGAAAAGAAGTAGTAGGTAGACACGATATTATTCCAGTGGTAACAGAGGAATGGATCCGGCTTGAAAACGTCGAATTCCACTCTTGCGTTCAACAGGACGAGTATGAAAAATCTAGAATCATTAAGTACGTATCTTAAGGTATTTACATAGGTCTTAATCAATCTTTTACAAGATGATacatattttcacaaattataaCTACAACGATACTAACCAAAGACTGCATTGCGTCTCTAACACGTGACTAACACTTTTGAAGGTTCAAGCCACCAGATGCATGTTATATCGAACTTATGAGATTTCGAGTAAGGCCTCCTAAAAACAGAGAGCTTCCTCTTCAACTTAAAGCTGTAATGTGCATTACCGGTAATAAGGTAATGTCACTTTtcattcacaaaaaaaaaaaaagaaaaaaaaaacatacatgTTCCAactgtagaaaaaaatatccaacatCATTGCACTTGTATTCTACGAATCAATATCCGCTTTTGCTTTGATGATAGTGTCACGTCCTCGTTCCAACACCCACACGCTCTGACTctgttctttattttaattaataggtaGAATTGAGGGCCGATATTCTCGTGCCGGGTTTCGCGTCGAGAAAACTGGGCCAAGTACCCTGTGAAGACGTGATGGTCCGTTTCCCTATCCCAGAGTGTTGGATATATTTGTTCAGGGTGGAAAAACACTTCAGATACGGATCTGTAAAATCAGCCCATAGAAGAACGGGAAAGATCAAGGGTATCGAAAGATTTCTCGGCGCGGTCGATAACTTAGAACCTCAACTGATGGAGGTAACGTCGGGACAGGCAAAGTACGAGCATCAACATCGTGCCATTGTGTGGAGAATGCCCAGGTTACCGAAAGAAGGCCAAGGTACGAGCATtactttaaatctttaaattcccCAACATTTTGGAACAtcatcgataatatatatattctcaggAGCGTACACGACTCACCAATTGATATGTAGAATGGCCCTAACCTCTTACGATCAGATCCCTGAGAACTTGGCCGAATACTGTTACGTAGAATTCACTATGCCTGCAACCCAAGTATCTCACACGACGGCAAGGAGCGTTAGCTTTCAGAATCACGACAGTGATAATCCACCGGAGAAGTATGTTAAGAATTTGTCGCGACACGAGTACAGGTATAAATGTTGTGATGATAGCTTAAGCATGCATCGTTTGCAAAGAGATAaggaatttttacaattttttcgttatttagaGTTGGAATCGAACACACGCAAGGCGAAGGACCAGGAGCGTACGTATCGGCGACATACACGAGAAAAATTCCTGAAACGACGCCTGAAACGCAAGGCGAAGCGTCGGACGCTGGCGCGGAATCTGACTCGGATTCTTCCGATTAATTTCAAGTCGGTGGTAAGATAACCTGTAACACGTAcgaaatttaagaagaattacTTGTTAATGATAATAAGATGTATACAGAAAGCAGAACGATGCCTGTGACTGGACGCGTGGCGTTTTACGAGTCGCAGCGTAAGTCGAATGGATAATTTCTACGCGATCAAGCGCAACACGTTATAGGGTTAATTCGCGTGTAA
The window above is part of the Apis mellifera strain DH4 linkage group LG11, Amel_HAv3.1, whole genome shotgun sequence genome. Proteins encoded here:
- the LOC413428 gene encoding uncharacterized protein LOC413428, with product MHKLAKGLKKKKKQKKGKKGAEEDEFDPEELERYRRERAEAQQKAEDSGEQASNASSDEWKKFEALTAGVDSILKKTQGDLDRIKSTSFFQRKPPLDEDRKKEGEEGEKDQEDPGKKKSSSSRKWVGFDEEGNPIEGEPPDFGGKKRKEEGPLVNEDGFVDVPEDEDGHEDSADEDIFDTAYVDVLQNIDVQLAYIPDSPVEEEAGDDPFDTTSADKVLKTVDKKGNKLVSLGNAVEVLSGRIDYVSSCKISKSGRRPRLQQDLLLDDFDSEDSAGRQTAVESGESAPLAAEPVQSEKTLLDDDSDLPPIDIPIDLAKLPPTVLPTPASPAVGGEVRKDGPLDISEFEVLKEKTILEEIPDLDEAEFELNGCAATDEEPVRLEEAEDPFGAKEPEIVNYQSEIIEASFEAATFVDEEDPFDTTFADNILPGKTELKFIEKELDELPVSEVTISLTDPAGLNRDYETGLLKEVERAVASDKRDLLGGSTTDLSRLADEPIAPLEDISSYVDPFDTSSVKEIPPGKTELKFLEKELLGEKQESSLDDEDFDPRRGEEQQRLFGTVDFQVEEEKEEEGKESETGIVDRRSSRPEVLELGVSKAVAFELPTPSKRPDLLATTEEEKALPSKPLTPYYTQKSIEDYLPGEEEQEEEAADVDPFDTSFVAKVAPGKTELKLIESELLRQQDHPSSTRLPHSLSDHEFDPRAEGEPVRRQSDFTIRPNDLRINELQNSVLKKFEEVNNKRRELVEKRQESLLDESIEVDAKPLTPRIETRTIEEDEEISYQDPFDTSIATNILPGKAELKILETELEQIPAEIPVARPVPIALTAVINATVIPEVDPDFDPRAEERKDFLCIDDQDPGAKVLTPLQNESFPLGEDVDPFDTSFASLGPGKTELKLLESELMEKRFLHFGLAGFERRSNRFNMDSKGGNPFLMDDYDGIESNDNMAGQASNPFLQDFGDATGTSGGGENPFLNFGGDQSYHQSSAITVDSTNPFASFATDTSAPSTGFEAATTDATTANIFSTEAKNIFVTSGDESNLFDAPLSSHSSEEFFGQTAPPPSPATVQQPAQQPKNARAAPSRPPPPRPQPPAPPKNTKDLILSVTGAMDATSNHLLDRLQATRTPSPTLMHSPSPTPEHSFADFLDVDSNVPDLMSDDNSKAVELPKNRDILDLFDAPNTDTTTTTIFSSSTIAEDTSSGTGATLITTTTQENPFVSITEQQASPVQQADEFQETASVASEKRPSVSSTTGAVGSDTERAGVDMDLAASETLQSSSNELFSTTEQLSTSVTESTFFSVADTAIAPFSTPMQTSAAQSLFTTTEINSSQPGGPFASDLLGDFGEPITTDTARSTSPTPGAEFPANEAYKPEEQLDNLAASTQKTAESGGDAFDIFASKFDKAAEQETNAGDPFLDAFGGGPTAMDTSSDVWGDSSATGSETAVTGFGESDGFDSFLSMTAPPPEPSVKRTESVDSDAGPDFSVFIKPKEGDQSGIEGGAVPVLAPPPKSPQNTAYVDTSPRFNPFDKSGSAQDAIPTTETVQPEITRTDSQETPPTPLFDEDVSQPLEDFPRVTYTGDGWDMHLRQPNKKKITGQRFWKKIFVKLVYQGDNPVLQLFNSREDKDPFQELPLVPSYSVSDIGAQQFDQYGKIFTVKLQYIFYKERPGVRPGQVTKAERLTNKLSQFAAYAIQGDYQGVKEFGSDLKKLGLPVEHAPQISELFKLGSQCYEDMKQFSCAIEEALFRLPAHRDRALNYKTEDVQITVVDELYVEQNAQGQVEKQIARVRLFFLGFLSGMPDVELGINDMWRQGKEVVGRHDIIPVVTEEWIRLENVEFHSCVQQDEYEKSRIIKFKPPDACYIELMRFRVRPPKNRELPLQLKAVMCITGNKVELRADILVPGFASRKLGQVPCEDVMVRFPIPECWIYLFRVEKHFRYGSVKSAHRRTGKIKGIERFLGAVDNLEPQLMEVTSGQAKYEHQHRAIVWRMPRLPKEGQGAYTTHQLICRMALTSYDQIPENLAEYCYVEFTMPATQVSHTTARSVSFQNHDSDNPPEKYVKNLSRHEYRVGIEHTQGEGPGAYVSATYTRKIPETTPETQGEASDAGAESDSDSSD